In Paroedura picta isolate Pp20150507F chromosome 6, Ppicta_v3.0, whole genome shotgun sequence, one genomic interval encodes:
- the LOC143839315 gene encoding uncharacterized protein LOC143839315 isoform X1, with product MAYLWTTRKLLFEDLLPLMGEDDYIQSLALLPDTLAELGAELEKVSLGEEDPWQLTSTASFINCTQAILESLEDNGFFPFLHNLSKIAREMKSVLVAASAWKVPEVVVQVEQTLRPMSGPVSRFAPKEAHETLLDMKDFLEAVGDNDWDGEYCLEHLSVLHGYLEELRPGSRLSCLKSLRGLLVGQGQHLERLANHPVTEQNLGRWNLFDQLKFIKGYLESVMDNEDFLAGLQEMLEELDHVQTINLHN from the exons ATGGCTTATCTGTGGACCACACGTAAACTGCTCTTTGAG GACCTCCTGCCGCTGATGGGGGAAGATGACTACATCCAAAGCCTGGCTCTGCTCCCAGACACCTTGGCTGAGCTTGGGGCAGAATTAGAGAAGGTGTCCTTGGGGGAGGAAGACCCATGGCAGCTCACCTCCACAGCCAGCTTCATCAACTGCACCCAGGCCATCCTGGAGTCGCTGGAGGACAACGGCTTCTTCCCGTTCCTCCACAACCTTTCCAAAATCGCGAGGGAGATGAAGTCTGTCCTGGTTGCCGCTTCCGCGTGGAAGGTCCCCGAGGTCGTGGTCCAAGTGGAGCAGACCCTGCGGCCGATGTCCGGCCCAGTGTCTCGCTTTGCCCCAAAGGAGGCTCATGAGACTCTGCTGGACATGAAGGACTTCTTAGAGGCCGTCGGAGACAACGACTGGGACGGAGAATATTGTCTGGAGCACCTGAGCGTCCTCCACGGATACCTGGAGGAACTGCGGCCAGGAAGCCGCCTCAGCTGCCTGAAGAGTCTCCGTGGCCTGCTTGTAGGCCAGGGCCAGCATCTGGAGCGGTTGGCCAACCACCCCGTGACGGAGCAGAACCTGGGCAGATGGAACTTATTTGACCAGCTGAAATTCATCAAGGGATATCTGGAGTCTGTGATGGACAACGAAGACTTTCTGGCCGGGCTGCAGGAGATGCTTGAGGAACTGGACCATGTGCAGACCATCAACCTCCACAACTAA
- the LOC143839315 gene encoding uncharacterized protein LOC143839315 isoform X2, protein MGEDDYIQSLALLPDTLAELGAELEKVSLGEEDPWQLTSTASFINCTQAILESLEDNGFFPFLHNLSKIAREMKSVLVAASAWKVPEVVVQVEQTLRPMSGPVSRFAPKEAHETLLDMKDFLEAVGDNDWDGEYCLEHLSVLHGYLEELRPGSRLSCLKSLRGLLVGQGQHLERLANHPVTEQNLGRWNLFDQLKFIKGYLESVMDNEDFLAGLQEMLEELDHVQTINLHN, encoded by the coding sequence ATGGGGGAAGATGACTACATCCAAAGCCTGGCTCTGCTCCCAGACACCTTGGCTGAGCTTGGGGCAGAATTAGAGAAGGTGTCCTTGGGGGAGGAAGACCCATGGCAGCTCACCTCCACAGCCAGCTTCATCAACTGCACCCAGGCCATCCTGGAGTCGCTGGAGGACAACGGCTTCTTCCCGTTCCTCCACAACCTTTCCAAAATCGCGAGGGAGATGAAGTCTGTCCTGGTTGCCGCTTCCGCGTGGAAGGTCCCCGAGGTCGTGGTCCAAGTGGAGCAGACCCTGCGGCCGATGTCCGGCCCAGTGTCTCGCTTTGCCCCAAAGGAGGCTCATGAGACTCTGCTGGACATGAAGGACTTCTTAGAGGCCGTCGGAGACAACGACTGGGACGGAGAATATTGTCTGGAGCACCTGAGCGTCCTCCACGGATACCTGGAGGAACTGCGGCCAGGAAGCCGCCTCAGCTGCCTGAAGAGTCTCCGTGGCCTGCTTGTAGGCCAGGGCCAGCATCTGGAGCGGTTGGCCAACCACCCCGTGACGGAGCAGAACCTGGGCAGATGGAACTTATTTGACCAGCTGAAATTCATCAAGGGATATCTGGAGTCTGTGATGGACAACGAAGACTTTCTGGCCGGGCTGCAGGAGATGCTTGAGGAACTGGACCATGTGCAGACCATCAACCTCCACAACTAA